GATCTACCGCTCCGACGACGGAGGCGCGACGCTGAAGACGGACATCGGCGACGGCGGGGCGTACGCGAGCGGGCTCGTCGCGGAGGGGCCCTTCTTCATCGGCGCGATCGATCCAGCAGACCCGAGCCGCCTGCTCGTGCGCCACCTCCACGCGAAGGGGAGCGATTTGCTCCTCAGCAAGGACGGCGGCAAGACGTTCAAGAACGTCCTCTCGATCAAGAGCGCGATGTACGGCTTCGCGAAGAGCCACGACGGCAAGAGCTACTGGGCCGGCTCCGGCCTCGCCGAGGACGGCATCTTCCGATCGACCGATCGCGGCGAGACGTTCACGAGCATCGCGAAGCACGGCGTCCTCTGCATGCACTCCGCGCCGGGCACGCTCTTCGTCTGCGAGAACGTCTTCACGTACGGCGCGTACACCGTCGCGACGTCGCACGACGACGGCGCCACCATCACGCCGATCGCGCGCTTCACCGACGTGCTCGGTCCGGTAGCGTGCGACGTGCCCGACGCGCGCGGCGGGCTCTGCGGCCCCGCGTGGCCCGAGACGAAGGCGCTGCTCGAAGCGCCGCCCGACGCGGGCGAAGAGCCGCCGCTCGACGCGGGGCGCCGGAAGAAGAAGCGCGACGGGGGCGCGCGCGCGTCCTCGGAGGAGCGCAGCGGCTCGAAGTGCGGGTGCGAGGCGGTAGGGAGCGCGCGCCCTCGCGCGGCGGATCTCGCGTGGCTCATCGGGGCGCTGGCCCTCGTTTTGCGCCGGCACGACCGCGTCTCTCGGACATCATCCGTGGATCGCTAGTCCCCCTGCGAGACTGTGAGACCTCGACGCTTTGCGCGCCGGTCTGCGCCAGGGAAGGCACGTCCTCGCGGATCTTTCCGTCGTGTTGCCTCCGAAGCACGGGAAAAGCGGACCCTCGCAGAAATCGTCCAACCTCGCGGGATCGCGGAGGGTCGGGGACGGACCTGGCGTCTCCCTTGCACTACGGCGGGCATGCGCACTGCTCTCCTGCTCGGCCTCGTCACCGTCATCGCCTCGACCTCGGTGGTCGCGTGCGCGGTGGAGGAGGGGGGCACGACGTCGCGCCGTCCGAAGAAGGTCGTGAAGGTCGACGACGCCGACGACGAGGACGACGAGGACGAGGACGACGTCGACGACGTCAACGGCGGCGATCGGTCGGTCGGGTCCACGAACGTCGACCCCGGCAACCCGGCCGCGAACAGCGTGCCCACCTCGCCCGCGTCCCCGGGGCAGGCCGCGCAGGGCTTCTCGCTCGCGCTCGACAAGGACAACCCGACCGTCGACCTCGGCAAGGAGACGACGGTGAACGTCACCGTGACGCCGAAGAACGGCTTCAACGGCACGGTGAACGTCGTCGTCGAGGGCCTGCCCGCCGGCGTCACCGCCGCCCCCGCCTCCGGCGCGCCCGGCTCGCCGATCGCGGTGAAGCTCACGTCGACCTACGGCGCGACCGTGACCCCGAAGGCCGGCGCCGAGGCGCTCGTGTTCAAGGGCACGTCCGGCAGCGAGACCGCGACCGCGAACGCGAACTTCAAGATCCTCCCGAAGATCGAGGTCCACATCCCGGTCAACGCGCAGGCGCTCCTCAACGCGGGCGGCACCGTCTACCGCGACGAGTTCGGGACGGCGTTCGGCAAGAGCCCGACGACGATGAAGACGCAGGCCGACAACCCGATCGTCATGACGATCTTCAACGACGACTCCCGCGCGCGCGTCATCCACTTCCCGGGCTCGCTCGGACACGGCGACGCGAACAAGCCGATCCAGCCGGGCGCCTACGAGCTGCAGGGCAACAGCCCGCGCGTCCGCTCGCTGAAGACGGGCACCAACGCGACCGGCTACTTCCACGGCGACACGAACGGCCAGGCCGCGTCGTTCAAGCTCATCGTCGCTCAGTGATCTGACTCGTACCGGATCGCGGTGACGGTGAGGTCGACCTCGCCGGCGGGCTTCCGGAACGTGAACGTGTCGCCTTCGCGCCGCTTCATCAGCGCGAGCGCGAGCGGCGATCGATGGCTGATGCGCCCGACCTTCGCGTCGATCTCGTCTTGCCCGACGATCGTGTACGTCGACTCGTTGCCGTCCTCGTCCTCGATCGTCACCGTCGCGCCGAAGTACACGCGCGTCGCGCCGTCCGGGCTCACCGGCCGATCGGTCGGCTCGACCACGCGCGCGCTCTCGAGGCGCTTCGTCAGGAAGTGGATGCGCCGATCGATCTCTCGGAGCTTCTTCTTTCCATAGATGTATTCTGCATTCTCGCTCCGATCGCCCTGCGCCGCCGCGTCGGCGACGTCCTGCACGACCTTCGGCCGCTGCTTCGTGCGGAGGTCGACGAGCTCCTCTTGCAGCCGCCGCGCGCCCGCGCGCGTGATGTAATTCGGGTTGTCGCTCATCCTTCGACGTCGCTCATCCTTCGGCGCCGGCGACGAGGACGTCGAGCGCCCACGGGCGGGTCGAGGTCTCGTCGTGGAGCGCGAGGACAGCCCGCGCGATCGCGCGGCGCGACGCGTCCTTCGGCACGCTGACCATCGCCCACTTCGCGCCGGGCCCGCCGCCCCACTGCCGGCCGGAGGAGACCTTCACCCGCCGCGTCCCCTGGAGGATCGCGACGCGCATGCGCGGAGGACGCACGAGCGCGATCGCCTGCTCCGCGAAGGCGATGCGGTCGAAGCTCTCGGTCGAGCTCTCGGCGAGGTCCTCGTCCTGCTCGATGAGCTCGAGCTGAATGCGGGGCATGTCGCTCGATCTTAGCGCGCGCGATGGCGGGCGGTCAGCTCGAAGAAGTAGCTGACGAGGTCGCGCTCTTTGTGCCCCATCGAGATCAGGCGCGACACGCGGCCGAACGGCCAGATGCGCGTGTCGGGCGGCACGATCATCACCCAGTGGCCGAGCTCGGGGGGCGAGATGTCCATCCACTCCGCGTCGAGGCGGCGCGCGAGGATCTCGCTGAGGAACGCGCCGTGGCGGCGGACCTCGTAGGCGTCGTCCTTCGTCCGCACGACGCGATCGGGGAACATCTCGACGAGGACCGCCTGCATCGCCTCGATGCCGGTCTCGTCCGCGCGGAGCTCGATGCCGCGCTTGAGGCGGTAGTCGAGGCCGAGCTCGCGCGAGAGCAACGTGAACTGGATGCGCGCCTCGAGGACACTCGTCGGCAGCGTGTCGAGCGAGCGCGCCTCGCCGCCGAACCCGGACGGGAGCGACAGGTGCTCCGCGAGCTCGTCGCCGGTGACCTTCGGCAGGAGCGGCGCCTTCGGCAGGAGCGGCGCCGGCACCTCGTGCTTGAACGGCGGCATCGAGGCGCCGCGCATGAACGCGCGCGACTCCGGCGCGGCGGGA
The Labilithrix sp. genome window above contains:
- the greB gene encoding transcription elongation factor GreB, producing MSDNPNYITRAGARRLQEELVDLRTKQRPKVVQDVADAAAQGDRSENAEYIYGKKKLREIDRRIHFLTKRLESARVVEPTDRPVSPDGATRVYFGATVTIEDEDGNESTYTIVGQDEIDAKVGRISHRSPLALALMKRREGDTFTFRKPAGEVDLTVTAIRYESDH